In a single window of the Pontibacter russatus genome:
- a CDS encoding TonB-dependent receptor plug domain-containing protein: MALSSFRTFWAMAACSLGLAAPAVAQQDTTLHQLRTVEVFGKPAEVYAAGSRVSALDSSYLSTYASGSLADALQARTPIYFKSYGASGISSVAFRGTSASQTVVLWNGLNIAPATLGQSDFSTLPLSGIGEVAVQYGSAAAIYGSGAIGGAVLLGSPIYKGTGFGLEVQQEAGSFGRYFSSGRVSYGNEKLQIGTSAYVRFAENDFPYKDISRFDTPEVRQQHAGQQLQGFTQDFIYKFSPKTQVAFHGWYTYADRELQPAMGSAYNEAKQRDENLRLLAELKHSSHWGQTDIKAAYFKDYLHYTDRSINSVADVHTYQLQAEQTYTRGDNWSLRGGLNLQHYIAENDGYAGQQEENRASAFALFRYNPVAPLALSLNVRQALVEGYNPLPTPALGFDWKFYRRNRHQLSLKGNASGSYRVPTLNDRFWVGAGNPDLKPEQGWSYEAGLRHLLVLGNTLLLETEASAYHMLIDDWIQWTPDHTGNWRPYNLQKVRSQGIELSSQATATLGEIKLSSTAGYTYTSSEQVAIYEGTAGDKGKQLMYVPLHKATLAADMNYHHWTVLGNLNYTGPRYTSNSETTSLNSFLLLQLALSRKLKLQDNTLLLSLRADNVTSAEYQTMAYRAMPPRGYTFSIRFIIP; the protein is encoded by the coding sequence GTGGCATTATCTTCTTTCCGTACGTTTTGGGCGATGGCTGCCTGCTCGCTGGGCTTGGCCGCGCCTGCTGTGGCGCAGCAGGACACCACGCTGCACCAGCTGCGCACCGTGGAGGTGTTCGGCAAACCCGCCGAGGTATATGCGGCGGGCAGCCGCGTCAGCGCCCTCGACAGCAGCTACCTGAGCACCTACGCCTCCGGCTCGCTGGCAGACGCCCTGCAGGCCCGCACTCCCATCTACTTTAAAAGCTACGGCGCGAGCGGCATTTCTTCTGTCGCGTTCCGGGGCACCAGCGCCTCGCAAACCGTTGTGCTCTGGAACGGCCTGAACATCGCGCCTGCCACCCTGGGCCAGTCCGATTTCTCCACGCTGCCGCTCAGCGGGATTGGGGAAGTGGCGGTGCAGTACGGCTCGGCGGCGGCTATATATGGCAGCGGGGCGATTGGCGGCGCGGTGCTGTTGGGTTCTCCCATATATAAGGGTACAGGTTTTGGGCTGGAGGTGCAGCAGGAGGCGGGCAGCTTTGGCCGCTACTTCAGCAGCGGGCGCGTCAGCTACGGCAACGAAAAACTGCAAATTGGTACCAGCGCCTACGTTCGCTTTGCCGAAAACGATTTCCCTTACAAAGACATCTCCCGCTTCGACACACCGGAGGTAAGGCAGCAGCACGCCGGGCAGCAACTCCAGGGGTTCACCCAGGACTTTATATATAAATTCTCTCCAAAAACGCAGGTGGCTTTCCACGGCTGGTACACCTATGCCGACCGGGAACTGCAGCCAGCCATGGGCTCCGCCTACAACGAGGCAAAGCAACGGGACGAGAACCTGCGCCTGCTGGCGGAACTGAAACACAGCAGCCACTGGGGCCAGACGGATATAAAAGCAGCCTATTTCAAAGATTACCTCCACTACACCGACCGCTCCATCAACTCAGTAGCCGATGTGCATACCTACCAGCTACAGGCGGAGCAAACCTACACCCGGGGCGACAACTGGAGCCTGCGCGGCGGCCTCAACCTGCAGCACTATATAGCCGAAAACGATGGCTACGCCGGGCAGCAGGAGGAAAACAGAGCGTCAGCCTTCGCGCTTTTCCGCTACAACCCGGTTGCGCCGCTGGCCCTGAGCCTGAACGTGCGGCAGGCGCTGGTGGAGGGATATAACCCCTTGCCCACGCCCGCCTTGGGCTTCGACTGGAAGTTTTACCGCCGGAACAGGCACCAGCTTTCGCTGAAGGGCAATGCCTCGGGCAGCTACCGCGTGCCCACCCTCAACGACCGCTTCTGGGTGGGCGCGGGCAACCCGGACCTGAAACCGGAGCAGGGCTGGAGCTACGAAGCCGGGCTGCGCCACCTGCTGGTGCTGGGCAACACGCTGCTGCTGGAGACAGAGGCCTCCGCCTACCATATGCTAATCGATGACTGGATACAATGGACACCCGACCACACCGGCAACTGGCGGCCTTACAATCTGCAGAAAGTGCGCTCGCAGGGCATCGAACTCAGCAGCCAGGCCACCGCTACGCTGGGCGAAATAAAACTGAGCAGCACCGCCGGCTACACCTACACCTCCTCGGAGCAGGTGGCTATCTATGAAGGCACGGCAGGCGACAAAGGCAAGCAGTTGATGTATGTGCCGCTGCACAAGGCCACGCTCGCGGCAGATATGAATTACCACCACTGGACCGTGCTGGGCAATCTGAACTACACGGGCCCGCGCTACACCAGCAACTCCGAAACGACCAGTCTGAACAGTTTCCTGCTGCTGCAACTGGCCCTGAGCCGGAAGTTGAAACTACAGGACAACACGCTCCTCCTCTCACTGCGCGCCGATAACGTGACCAGTGCGGAGTACCAGACAATGGCTTACCGTGCCATGCCGCCCCGCGGCTATACCTTCAGCATACGCTTTATCATTCCTTAA
- a CDS encoding DNA-3-methyladenine glycosylase, whose protein sequence is MKLSKSFYTRPDVVQVAQELIGKYLYTNIGGILTGGMIVETEAYAGENDRACHAHLSRRTRRTEIMYHEGGVAYVYLVYGIYHLFNIITNVQDKADAVLVRAIAPEEGLQEMLLRRNMPAVKPNLTAGPGVLSIALGINKKLYGADLTGDTIWLEDKGTSIAPEHIAAGPRIGIDYAGEDARLPWRFWLKGNKWVSKKR, encoded by the coding sequence TTGAAGCTTTCGAAATCATTCTATACCCGGCCTGATGTGGTGCAGGTGGCGCAGGAACTCATCGGCAAGTATCTATATACCAATATTGGCGGCATCCTGACCGGCGGCATGATTGTGGAGACGGAGGCGTACGCCGGGGAGAACGACCGGGCCTGCCACGCGCACCTCAGCCGTCGCACCCGGCGCACCGAAATCATGTACCACGAGGGCGGCGTGGCCTACGTGTACCTGGTGTATGGCATCTACCACCTGTTCAACATCATCACAAACGTGCAGGACAAAGCCGACGCGGTGCTGGTGCGGGCCATTGCTCCTGAGGAGGGCCTGCAGGAAATGCTGCTGCGCCGCAACATGCCCGCCGTAAAGCCGAACCTGACCGCCGGACCAGGCGTGCTGAGCATCGCCCTGGGCATCAACAAAAAGCTATATGGCGCCGACCTCACCGGCGACACCATCTGGCTGGAAGACAAGGGCACTTCTATTGCACCGGAGCATATCGCCGCCGGCCCGCGCATCGGCATCGACTATGCCGGGGAGGATGCCCGCCTGCCCTGGCGCTTTTGGCTGAAGGGGAATAAATGGGTGAGCAAAAAGCGGTGA
- a CDS encoding alpha/beta fold hydrolase, whose translation MEDHFTVVYWDQRNAGKSYSSKTPKEEIKVAKYIQDVDTLVDYLKKRFQADKIFLVGHSWGSRLGLYAIQRNPENFIAYVGIGQELASFEGELISYQYTLKRAREVNNLKAVKELEEIGAPQSGDYTKMYKNGFWGLVKQKEWLLKLGGERYGKTNYTDWILSIWFSREYSFLDLIKYGKSSGFSAGNIIYDPDFNNIDFFNQIPEVKVPVFFISGAYDYNTPWQLVERYYNMLQAPKKEFIKFEKSGHSPVFEEPERFNKEIVRIYETVKDK comes from the coding sequence TTGGAAGACCATTTCACCGTTGTGTACTGGGATCAGCGGAATGCTGGGAAGTCATATAGCAGTAAGACACCGAAAGAGGAAATTAAAGTTGCGAAATACATTCAGGACGTAGATACGCTTGTGGATTATCTTAAAAAGAGGTTTCAAGCGGACAAAATATTTTTGGTGGGACACTCCTGGGGTTCACGGCTTGGTTTATATGCTATACAAAGAAATCCTGAAAACTTTATTGCATACGTAGGCATAGGACAAGAACTGGCCTCATTCGAAGGAGAACTTATTTCTTACCAATATACTTTAAAGAGAGCCAGGGAAGTGAATAACTTAAAAGCTGTAAAAGAATTAGAAGAAATTGGAGCGCCTCAATCAGGAGATTACACTAAAATGTATAAAAACGGATTCTGGGGGTTGGTTAAACAAAAAGAATGGCTTTTGAAATTGGGAGGCGAACGATATGGAAAAACTAATTACACAGACTGGATTCTTTCTATTTGGTTTTCAAGAGAATATTCATTTCTGGACTTGATTAAATATGGAAAATCCTCCGGGTTTTCTGCTGGAAACATTATATACGACCCTGATTTCAACAATATCGATTTCTTTAACCAGATTCCAGAAGTAAAAGTGCCTGTATTTTTTATCTCTGGCGCTTATGACTACAATACACCCTGGCAACTTGTAGAAAGGTATTATAATATGCTGCAAGCACCTAAAAAAGAATTTATAAAATTTGAGAAATCAGGACATAGCCCTGTATTTGAAGAACCAGAAAGGTTTAACAAAGAAATTGTTAGAATTTACGAAACAGTGAAAGACAAATAA
- a CDS encoding THUMP-like domain-containing protein has product MRTFTTQERAFILEHRHEEAATLMLQAKRYPHLPLPELVQQIQARQKAAQKLPTWAQHPEAVFPAAVSVEQSSSEAAAAYKATLVSGKLLIDLTGGFGVDSFYFARSFAAVIHIEQHPTLQEIAQYNFGLLQAHNIRSIATTAEAFLESFTGKADVIYIDPARRGGGNQKLHLLQDCEPDVLQLLPLLFAKADAVLLKTSPMLDIDLALEQLQCVAKVWVVAVQHEVKEVLYLLQPNAPQPVQAPRTAVNLLPHGKTQELTFTKAAEEAAAVSYADPQLYIYEPNAAILKAGAYRFLGQHLHLQKLHPNSHLYTSATLVPDFPGRSFECLAVSRYNKKELLRLLPDRQANITVRNFPESVAEIRRKTGVREGGHMYLFFTTDRHQKPIVLICRKA; this is encoded by the coding sequence ATGCGCACCTTTACCACACAGGAGAGAGCATTTATACTGGAGCATCGGCACGAGGAGGCAGCCACCCTGATGCTGCAGGCCAAGCGCTACCCGCACCTGCCCTTGCCGGAGCTGGTGCAGCAGATACAGGCCCGCCAGAAAGCCGCCCAGAAACTGCCCACGTGGGCGCAGCACCCCGAGGCAGTGTTCCCGGCGGCCGTGTCGGTGGAGCAGAGCTCTTCGGAAGCGGCCGCGGCCTACAAGGCCACGCTTGTTTCGGGAAAACTTCTGATTGACCTGACGGGCGGCTTTGGGGTGGACAGCTTTTACTTTGCCCGCAGTTTTGCAGCCGTTATCCATATAGAGCAGCACCCAACTTTGCAGGAGATAGCCCAATACAATTTCGGGCTGCTGCAGGCGCACAACATCCGGAGCATCGCTACCACGGCCGAGGCGTTTCTGGAAAGCTTTACAGGAAAAGCGGACGTGATTTATATAGACCCGGCGCGGCGCGGCGGCGGCAACCAGAAACTGCACCTGCTGCAGGACTGCGAACCGGATGTGCTGCAACTGCTCCCGCTGCTGTTCGCAAAAGCCGACGCGGTGCTGCTGAAAACCTCGCCCATGCTGGACATCGACCTGGCCCTGGAGCAACTGCAGTGCGTGGCAAAGGTGTGGGTGGTGGCCGTGCAGCACGAGGTGAAGGAGGTGCTTTACCTGCTGCAGCCGAATGCCCCCCAGCCGGTACAAGCCCCGCGCACCGCCGTCAACCTCCTGCCCCACGGCAAAACGCAGGAACTGACTTTTACGAAGGCGGCAGAAGAGGCTGCTGCTGTTTCGTACGCCGACCCGCAGCTATATATATATGAGCCGAACGCGGCCATCCTGAAGGCGGGCGCTTACCGCTTCCTGGGGCAGCACCTGCACCTGCAAAAGCTGCACCCAAACAGCCATTTATATACCTCTGCCACGCTGGTTCCCGACTTTCCGGGGCGAAGTTTCGAGTGCCTTGCCGTGAGCCGCTACAATAAAAAGGAACTGCTGCGCCTGCTGCCGGACAGGCAGGCCAACATCACGGTGCGCAATTTTCCGGAGTCGGTGGCTGAGATACGGCGGAAGACCGGTGTCCGGGAGGGCGGCCATATGTATCTCTTCTTCACCACCGACAGGCACCAGAAGCCCATCGTACTCATCTGCCGGAAAGCCTAA
- a CDS encoding DUF4397 domain-containing protein codes for MRKWMKLMLLVALPATVLVSCDEDEEEMVLENADVMVVHASPDAPGVDLLVNNTKVNNAPLVYPTNTGYLDVPSGTQNIKVNAAGTSTTVIEANLDLEPDGDYTVFAINTLSDIEALVLEDDLSDPADGMAHVRFVHLSPDAPAVDVAVQGGPVLFSNSSFKDASDFMPVAAGTYTLEVRPAGSTDVVLTIPDVSLADDAIYTVFAKGFLMPPAGNMNTLGAEIIRND; via the coding sequence ATGAGAAAATGGATGAAACTGATGTTGCTGGTGGCGCTGCCCGCCACGGTGCTGGTAAGCTGCGACGAGGATGAGGAAGAGATGGTGCTGGAGAATGCCGACGTGATGGTGGTACATGCCTCGCCCGACGCCCCCGGCGTGGACCTGCTCGTAAACAACACCAAAGTAAACAACGCCCCGCTCGTGTACCCCACCAACACCGGCTACCTGGATGTGCCCTCCGGCACGCAGAACATCAAAGTGAATGCGGCGGGCACAAGCACCACCGTGATTGAAGCCAACCTGGACCTGGAGCCGGACGGGGACTATACTGTTTTCGCCATCAACACCCTCTCCGATATAGAGGCCTTGGTGCTGGAAGACGATCTTTCTGACCCGGCCGACGGCATGGCGCACGTGCGTTTTGTACACCTTTCGCCGGATGCGCCGGCAGTGGATGTAGCCGTGCAGGGCGGGCCCGTGCTGTTCAGCAACAGCAGCTTTAAGGACGCCTCAGACTTTATGCCCGTGGCCGCCGGTACTTACACCCTGGAAGTGCGCCCGGCGGGTTCTACCGATGTCGTGCTTACCATACCGGATGTGAGCCTGGCAGACGATGCCATCTATACGGTGTTTGCAAAAGGCTTCCTCATGCCGCCGGCAGGCAACATGAACACACTCGGAGCCGAAATTATCCGCAACGACTGA
- the ahcY gene encoding adenosylhomocysteinase, protein MIDTELKYKVKDISLAAWGRKEIRLAEAEMPGLMAIREEFGPSKPLAGARIAGCLHMTIQTAVLIETLVELGAEVTWSSCNIFSTQDHAAAAIAAAGISVYAWKGMNAEEFDWCIEQTLFFGDERKPLNMILDDGGDLTNMVLDNYPELAAGIKGLSEETTTGVHRLYERMKNGTLPMPAINVNDSVTKSKFDNKYGCKESLVDAIRRATDVMMAGKVAVVAGYGDVGKGSAASLRGAGARVIVTEIDPICALQAAMDGFAVKRMADAVKEADIVVTATGNKDIIREQEFRSLKDKAIVCNIGHFDNEIDMAWLNKNYGHTKDEIKPQVDLYNIEGKDVIVLAEGRLVNLGCATGHPSFVMSNSFSNQTLAQLELWTNADAYENKVYTLPKHLDEKVARLHLSKIGVELDELRPDQASYIGVEVEGPYKPEYYRY, encoded by the coding sequence ATGATTGATACAGAACTGAAGTACAAGGTAAAAGACATTTCGCTGGCTGCCTGGGGCCGCAAGGAAATAAGACTGGCCGAGGCCGAAATGCCGGGTTTGATGGCTATCCGCGAGGAGTTCGGCCCAAGCAAGCCGCTGGCGGGCGCACGCATCGCCGGCTGTCTGCACATGACCATCCAAACCGCCGTGCTGATCGAGACGCTGGTGGAACTGGGCGCCGAGGTGACCTGGTCGTCGTGCAACATCTTCTCTACCCAGGACCATGCCGCCGCTGCCATCGCCGCCGCCGGTATATCGGTATATGCCTGGAAGGGGATGAACGCCGAGGAGTTTGACTGGTGTATTGAGCAGACGCTGTTCTTCGGGGACGAGCGCAAGCCGCTGAACATGATCCTGGACGACGGGGGTGACCTGACCAACATGGTGCTGGACAACTACCCGGAGCTGGCTGCGGGCATCAAAGGCCTTTCTGAGGAAACCACCACAGGGGTACACAGGCTATATGAGCGCATGAAGAACGGTACGCTGCCCATGCCTGCCATCAACGTAAACGACTCTGTCACCAAATCCAAGTTCGACAACAAGTACGGCTGTAAAGAGTCACTGGTGGATGCGATCCGTCGTGCCACGGACGTGATGATGGCCGGTAAGGTAGCTGTTGTGGCGGGTTATGGCGACGTTGGCAAGGGTTCTGCCGCTTCGCTGCGCGGTGCCGGTGCCCGTGTGATCGTAACGGAGATCGACCCGATTTGCGCGCTGCAGGCCGCCATGGACGGCTTTGCGGTGAAACGCATGGCGGATGCCGTGAAAGAGGCCGACATTGTGGTGACAGCCACCGGCAACAAAGACATTATCCGGGAGCAGGAATTCCGCTCGCTGAAGGACAAGGCCATTGTGTGCAACATCGGCCACTTCGACAATGAGATTGATATGGCCTGGCTGAACAAAAACTACGGCCATACCAAAGATGAGATCAAGCCGCAGGTAGACCTGTACAACATCGAAGGCAAAGACGTGATTGTGCTGGCGGAAGGCCGCCTGGTGAACCTGGGTTGCGCGACTGGCCACCCGTCTTTTGTGATGTCTAACTCCTTCTCGAACCAAACCCTGGCCCAACTGGAGCTTTGGACAAATGCCGATGCCTACGAAAACAAGGTATATACGCTGCCCAAGCACCTCGACGAGAAAGTGGCCCGCCTGCACCTGTCTAAAATCGGTGTGGAGCTGGACGAGCTTCGTCCGGACCAGGCAAGCTATATAGGCGTGGAAGTAGAAGGCCCTTACAAGCCGGAATACTACCGCTACTAA
- a CDS encoding LytR/AlgR family response regulator transcription factor codes for MTKPKILISEDEVIIAEDIAATLEELGYETCAIDTGEDTIDMIREMRPDLVLLDINLQGDTDGVDIGSRIKEEFQIPFIYLTAYADRATIDRAKKTEPDAFLVKPFDEKSLRSAIEIALYKHDNNHREQTGNGNGTQYPKEQEVATDYIFVKVKHRIIKVHYSDILWVEAYDNYSFIVTAEQKYLVSSTLKDMEQKLPPQNFVRVHRSYIANLDKIEALEENSVVFAKGDIPIGKSYKKTLMSRFNII; via the coding sequence ATGACAAAACCTAAAATTCTTATCTCGGAAGATGAGGTCATCATTGCGGAGGATATTGCTGCGACCCTCGAAGAGTTAGGTTACGAGACGTGCGCAATCGACACCGGTGAGGACACCATCGACATGATCCGGGAAATGCGGCCGGACCTGGTGCTCCTGGACATTAACCTGCAGGGCGACACGGATGGCGTGGACATCGGATCGCGTATCAAAGAGGAATTCCAGATCCCCTTTATATACCTGACCGCCTACGCCGACCGCGCCACGATAGACAGGGCCAAGAAAACGGAGCCCGACGCCTTTCTGGTGAAGCCTTTTGACGAAAAGAGCCTGCGCTCCGCCATTGAGATTGCGCTGTATAAGCACGACAACAACCACAGGGAGCAAACCGGCAACGGCAACGGGACGCAGTACCCGAAAGAACAGGAGGTGGCCACCGACTATATCTTTGTGAAGGTGAAGCACCGGATCATCAAGGTACACTACAGCGACATTCTGTGGGTGGAGGCGTACGACAACTATTCCTTTATCGTGACGGCCGAGCAGAAATACCTTGTCTCGTCTACCCTGAAGGATATGGAGCAGAAGCTGCCGCCCCAGAACTTTGTGCGGGTACACCGCTCCTACATCGCCAACCTCGATAAGATTGAGGCGCTGGAGGAAAACTCCGTAGTGTTCGCCAAAGGCGATATCCCCATCGGCAAGTCCTACAAGAAAACACTCATGTCGCGCTTCAACATAATATGA